A stretch of DNA from Synechococcus sp. PROS-9-1:
GGACCTCCCTTCACGAGGCAGTCAAAACGCAGTGGGTCGTCTGGATCGCTGATACCTGACAGCTTGCTGTCGCTCAAATTGGGGCGATCGACTTCTCCATGGCTGCTATCAACAAGAACAACACGGGCTGGGCGGTTATAGCTTGCGCCTAGTTGTTGAAGAAGGGTCAGAAATCCTCTGTCACTTCCTCCTCGCAGCCAACCATCACCCAACGGACAGGGCGTGGACGTCACGGTGTCACCAACTCCAACCAGCATGGGAATGGCCTCCCGTTCAATGTGCTGATGACAAAGATCCAGAAGGTCTTGATGGTTATGGGGCGCAGTGCGCACATTGAACGTGTCACCGAGCGGAGCTGTTCCTGTCTTTTGAGCGATGTGACGATTGATGAGCACCAGCAAACCCACTTCTTTAATGGCTCCCTTCAGCATGAATTGGATGTCAGTGGTTCCAACATCCCCAGGTTCTGCCGGTTTGATTCTTTCCTGACCAGAGTCATCATGTCCCAGGTTTGGAGCGACGTGAAGGAAAAATGACGTGGGTAGGCCAGCCGCTCCTGCAGCTGACATCAGGGAATCCATCAAATCTGACAACATCAACTGCAGCTGTTTCTGCCGCGCTATATCACCTTTGATTCTGCTGAACAGACTGTTTAGGTTGATGGTTGGAGAGACCTGGGTATCAAGAATCGCGAGCTTGAGTTCTTCCTCGAGTTCTTGGCCCTGCAACTCTGGCAAGACTTGACTCAGTTTTATGCGCAACAGATCCCCCATCCGTTGAGGCACGGATTCCAGGAAGTTCATTTCCTCATTGCTCACTCCAGGGTGTGAGACGACCCCAAATCGGTCTTGAAATTGAACGCCTCCGGCGGCAAGCCCTGGTAAGTAGAGGCCCTCGCGTTGTGCCTTCTGGTTGTCGCCTAAAGCTTTTTCAACGAGTCGGTTCACACCACGGCGGCCCTCGTGTTCTCCGTTAGTCAGCACGCTGAACCGGTTTTGCATGCCTGCTGCAGCTTCTACATAGTCAGCGCGAAGAGTGCGTGTGAGCGGATCCTTAACGAGGGGCATGCAAACTCCGTCGAGGTCTTGCACGATCAGTAAGTCTGTCTCCGCCCTCATTTCGTCGCGGAGTGCATCAAGGCTTAGTGGTGCCATTGTTGAAACGGTGTCCTTGCAGGAGTTTTGTAGGGGTTCGATAGCGCGATGCGGTGTTCTAGCTCAGATCTCCCACGCGGCTTGGTGGTTTTTAATTCTGTTCCATTGAGGCGACAACTCACGCTGCTCCCATGGCTTTGCGATAAGCAGGACGACGCTCAGCTGTTCGATCGTTGCTTGGATTGATGGATAGGGGTCTAGATCGATGTGGGGAAAAAGCAAAGGCACGAGATCGCTCTAGCTGCAGAGCTAGCGGTGATGTTGGGGCCGGCAGGTTTGAGCCCCAGTCTTTTCCTTCAAACTGCTGAGCTTGCATGGGCCCGTGTAAGTTCTCATCTCGAACATCGCGGCTAGCCAGGCCTTCTTTAGTGTTGGGGTGTGCAAAGTGGTGTGTTGATGGAGATGCTGTTGGATGGCAACTCATTTTTTTCACCGTCTCTTGATCGAGACGCCATCCACCGCCGAATTTTGGAGCTGGAGAAAGGCAAGGTTGGCCTCTACAGCGTGGGGCTCTATCCCGCCTCCCTGGCTTACAACTGCGCCATGCAGAAAACCAGTGAGGGGCACCTTTTGCTTGCTCCTCGCCCTGGCCGGGACTTGCTAGGCGCGTTCCCCGACGATGTGATTCAAGGCATGGACGAAGTCCATGTGGCAACGATTGAGGCAATGGCCACCCACGAGCTTGCTGGCAAGCGTGTGACCAACTCATTAGCCGACCTGCTCATGCGCTGTGAGTTGGTGATCCTCAGTGCTAATAGCAATCACGTGGAGGACGATCTGCGAGAGGCTTGCCGGCTGCGTGCGGAGCTCAGCAGAGAACAGGTGGTAATCGCTTGTCTTGCAGGCTCCTTTGGTCATGACCAAATTGCCAATGAGTCTTATGTGCTTTGCGAAAAAGAGCCCAATTTGGCTTTTTTCTCAGGCTTTCATCGTCATGGAGCCTTGCGAAATCCTCTCGATAGCTTCACAGCTAACTTCTGTCATCCCAATGCATTAACTGCTTTGTTGGGCGCGCGTTTGCTTGATCGTCTGTCTCCGAATATTCAGGTTTCACCGGGTGTTCACAACGTGGAGGGCCAGTACATCAAGGCGGCTAAAAACATGGCGTCTGTGTTTGCAGGCTTTGGCTATTCATTCCATAAGCAAAATCCAGGCGTTTTGCCTACCTTGCTGACACTTCTCTTGGATCAATGCCTTGATCAGGCGGCCACGGTGTCGATGGCACGCCGCGATCGTCAACGGCTTTACAACCGTCAGCCGTTTTCACTCACTGAATTGGGGTATGGAGTCCCGAGAATTGAAGCGGCCCTTGTGCGTGAGGGGGATATGGAGAAGGTTCGGGACCATACCTTTGCCCAGCTCACGGCGATGGTTGCTGATGTTCGAGGCAGCATGATGATGCCCGTTTCGGGTAAGCCAACACGGAATTTTCAGGTTGGTCAGGTGCTTTCAGACCACATGCATCTTGAGCAGCGCTGTCCGGAAAACATGGAGGAATTGGAAGGGTGGTGTGAAGCTGCCGGTCTACGCAAGGGTGGCTTAGAGGGGCTGAAGGCCTTGCGTTATTGGCCGCAAATTGCACGTAAATATTCAATTCCGGTTCATGATGCATCCATGATCAATTTGCTTTATATGGCTATTTATGGGCGACAAGCGACGAAAGATGTTGCTTTTTCAGTCATGACTGATAGCCGGCAATTATCTACTTACTGCCAGGAATCTGTGCGACCCACCCATAGCCGTCGTTACGCCGAGGCTTTACAGAATCTGGACATGCCTGAAGCCATCGATCTCATTGTTAATGCTGTGATTGCAGATAATGCCCGCCGCTTGATTCGAGGCGATTCAGGCCTCGAGGATATGGAAGTTGATAATGATCCTCCTGCTTACCTCCGTGCCATGAATGTGATTGAAAATGCGCTTTAATCAATCATGATTAATTTGTTGGCAACACATTTGTAAGGATCAGGATCACAACTCAGAACAATGACTTGTAGTCCTCTTGAAACGGCTTGTTGCAGCATCTCCAATACTCCCTTGAGGCGTTGAGCATCAGTGTTGGTGAAGGCGTCGTCGAAGACCAGGGGAAGACATCCCCCATGCCGTTCTTTGAGGGTGTCAGCAATGGCGATGCGTAGGGCTGCATTCAGCTGTTCTTTCATTCCACCGCTGAGTTGATCAAAGGAGAATAGAGTGCCCTCGCGTTGTAGCCCTAGTTGCTGCAGGCCATCTTGTGTATCATAACTAAGAGAACAGCTGTCTGCTGGGTTCCTCAATAAGGGTTGAAGGACCTGATTAATGTTGTGTTTCAAGGGGGTGGAATAGCGCTGAGAGAGATCACTTCTAGCTTGTTGAAAGCGTTGAAGTAGATGGCTACGGGCGCGGACCAAGAGTGCTTCTTGCTGCTCAGCTTGTGTTGCTAATTCAAGCTTTGCTGAAGCTTCGGCCACTGCTGAGTGCAGATCACTTTGTCCAAGTGAGTCGCATCGTTCTAGGAGTGCACCACGCTGGATTCCAAGCTCTTGACGTTGCTCGGTGAGCTGATGTTCCAGGCGATCAAGAGTCTCTAATTCTACTTTTGGATCGCCATTGACTTGGGATGAGGTAGATCTCCGAAGGGCCCCAATATGGGCTTTTAAGATCTCCTGCTGAGAACTTGATGTTTCGATTGATTGTGTGAGTTGTTGCTGAGACCCTACCTCTTGTTCAAGCGATTGATGTTGCTTAAAGCATTGCTCTTTCTCTGCTTTAAGCCGCTCATGCTGGAGGCGCTTTTGCTGCCATTGTTTCTGTTGTGTATCGTGCTGAATTTCAAGCTGCCGGACTTGTTTCTGATGGGTTTCGCTCTCGTCTTTCAACGTTCGGTAGCGAATTCGGCATTGTTCCAGTTCTTTCTCATGATCAGAATCTGGTTTCAGATCACTGGATGGAAGGCCTTGATTCAGTGCATCCAACTGGAAGCGCAACTCCTCGAGGTTGGGAGCTTTTTGTCCTGATGGAGGGATGAGTTGTGTGAGTTGGGCTTTTAAGAGCTCTTGTTGTTGGAGGAGAAGCTTGCGTTGTTCGCTGCGTTGTTGAGCTTCCTCAAGGGAGCTTGCTTTCCACAGTTTCAATCCAGCTTTCAAAGCGATTTGAAGGGCCTTTTGTGTGTCCTCGAGTGAGGCGAGTCCTGTACCTTCACCGGGGCTGATCTTTAGGCGTACATGTTCTCCAACATCAATGCGGAAGACACCTGCTTGATCACACGATTCACCTTCATTTAGATGGGACCCCTCAACTGAAACGGTTTGATCTGTAGCTTCCACCAGGACTGTTGAGGCCATGCTTTCGATGCGGATGGCTACGGCCCGAAGCTCCTCTTGAGTTTTCTTGAGTTGCTGCAGCTCTTGGGCGGTACCGCCTTCGATCTTGTTGAATGCCGTGTTGATTTGTTGTTGTTGTTCGGTTAAGCGTTGGCGCTGCTCAACCTGGCGACTAAGTCTTTCTAGGCGCTGCTTCAGTTCATCGCGGTCCTTTCGTTGTCTAAGCAAGAGGCCCTGTTCTTCCAGGGCCTGTCTTTGTTGTTCGAGTTCTGCCGTCCGTTGCTGTGCCTCTTTGATTTGCTGGCTTGCCGCGTTGTAGGTCGTCTCAAATTCTTTGAGTTCTCGCTCCAAGCGGGCCAGGTTGTGCTCACAGGCCGTGCTGTCAGCCAACAGCTTGCGAAGAGTGGCGCAGCTTTTTTCGAGTTGCTGTTGTTGGAGGGTGAGGGGCTTCAATTTTTGAAGCGCTTCTTGCAGCTGAAGCAAACGTTGGCGCTGCCGTCGCAGCTCCGGTAACTTCTCGAGTTCCAGGTTGTGCAGCTTCGCTTCAACCCGATCGAGCTCCTCACAGGACAGCTCAAACCCCCGCAGTTGCTCAAGGCTTTCCGTGTGATGCGCCTTGGCTGTTTTAAGAGCCTCTTGACGCTTCCAAAGTTCGCTTTGCTGACGGACGCCTCGTGTGCTCAAGCTTTCAGACACCAGGCGTTCGAGTTGCGTGTGAACCCTTTGATCCAATGGCGATTGCAATGATTGCTCGGCCTGTTGTTCCAAGCATTCGATCAAGTTGTTGAGGTCGTAGTGCTCATGGCTGAGGCTCAGCAAGTCGCGACCCGATTCACCCTGCTTCACCCAAAGATGGGCCCAGCGGCTGGGCAATGTTTTATTCACCTGCCGGCTGTTGAGAATCTCGTCAACACCGAGCAGGTGGGCTAATTGATCCTCAGCGGCCGATCCAATCAGGGCCACCTGCCCCTTGGCTTGCAATTGGGTGGTGCCACTGGGACCGCTGAAGCGTTTGAGAAGGGTCCAATGCTGTTCGCTTGTTTCAAATTCCAGCTTGATTTGGGGATGGCCGGCATGGAGTTGGGAACGCAGATCCTGCGCTGCTGTCCCACTGGATGCAGCACGCACAAAAAGTGTTCGATGCAGAGCCTCAACCAAGGAACTTTTGCCGCTTTCATTGGCTCCACCAATGACCGTTAGCCCTGGAGCAAAGTCCAGAACTAGGTCTTGATGGCGGCGAACGCTGGCGAACTCACTGCGAATCAGCCGCATGAAGCCTCCTGATCTTCGACGTCTTCCAGCACAATCCTGTGCAGCTCGAGCATCGCTTGTTCGAGCATGGCTCGATCGATGTCGTTGTGTTCAGAGCCTGGAGCGGTGTTGTCATCCAGCTCAGTCGCAAGATCTTTGCTGATGCCCTTGATCAAGGGCGCATCATCGCGTTGCAGAAAGGTTTGAAATTCTCCTGGCTCCGGTCTCCGATGGGGCATCCCGCGGATTCTGAGGTGGAGGAGTTGTTGATCTAAATCTTGCAAGTGCTGTTGCAACTGTTGGTGCCCTTGAAAAGACAGTTGGCCGCTTAGCTCAAGTCTCAAAAGATCTTTGCCCACCTTTCGTCTCACACAGGATTCAATCGTGTCTTTGAGGCGTTGTAGATCAGCCCCACTACTCACCTTGGTTTCGATCCTGTGCCACGACATGGCACCTGTTGCAATCGGAGTGACCTCAGGAGGTTGTTTCCGTTGCACGTCCACCAGAAGAGCTTGTGAGCGTTGATCGTGATCACTTGTGGGGAAACGATCGGGTTCAGGGGTGCCGCAATACCAAGCGCGCGGGTTCAGTTGGGTCAGAGCATGCCAATCGCCCAGAGCGATGTAGTCCACCTCTTCTTCAGGCCATCGATCGTGATGCAATTGGTTGACTTGTCCTTCTGCACCAAAGCCTTGTACAGAGCCATGGGCGAGTACGACCCTGGGCTGATCGTGGGGCAAAGAACTCCAGTTCAGGGATTCCAGCCAATCCGCGGGGCTACGACTATCTCTTTGGCGCAGTAACGGGCAAGGGAGCAGCACCATTCCTGCAATGACCTGAGGCTCTGCTTGAAGCAAGAGCTGCAAATTGGGGCAACGTTCGCGCATCTGACGTTGCACATCCCGGCGTTGCCAGATGCCACCGGCTCCTCCATGGTCATGGTTTCCAGGAATGACCAGCACAGGGCAGCTGATCGAAGCGATTGCTTCCATCACCTCCATCACCACCGCTGGAGCCACCGTGCTCGAGTCGAACAGATCACCGGCCACCATTACGGCATCCACGTTTTGCTCGCTTGCTGTTGCAGCGATACGTGAAACGGCATTGACCCGTTCTTGCTGAAGACGGGCGCGTTTTTGAGGATCCTCAATCCATTGATATGGCTTGCCGATTTGCCAGTCAGCAGTGTGAAGAAAACGTGGCACCGTTGCTGAGCGGGTGTTCTGACCCCATGCTGCCGCTTCCCGGCTCTTTTTCCGCACACTCAGCGCTGGCGGATCAGTTGATACAAGGCATTGTTTCGTCCTGAGTCTCATGCGATTCGTTATGGCCGATGCCAATACCAGGCTTTATCCATCGCTTGACGCGATCGCAGGACTGTTTCATCCACCCGAGCAAATCACCTCGATTGACACGCTGGGATCTGGAAACGTGAATGACACGTTTTTGGTGTCCTTGACGGCGGATGCGGCGTGTCGGGCCTTTGTGATGCAGCGTCTGAACACAAGCGTGTTCGAAAAGCCTGAGTTGGTCATGCGCAACTTGCTGGCTCTAGGCACGCATGTACAACAACGTTTGGCTAAAGAGCCTCCTGAATTGGCTGGACGGCGTTGGGAGATTCCAACGGTTCTCCCAACACGCGATAGCCAAGGCCATTGGGTTGAGCACAACGGAGAATTTTGGCGCTCGATCACCTACATCGGAGCGTCTACTACGAGTGATGTGATCCGTGATGGTGGGCATGCGCGAGAGGTGGGGTATGGATTGGGGATGTTCCATCACCTCATCAGTGATTTACCCACTTGCGACCTAGCAGACACCCTGGAAGGCTTTCACATCACTCCGAGCTATCTCAAGCATTACGACACGGTTTGCAGAGATCAATCCGAGTGGCTTGAGAAGCGGTTATCGCTCGATCCGCGGCTCAACAGTGCGATTGATTTCGTGGAACGCCGCCGTGACTGTGTGGATGTGTTGGAGGTTGCCTGCGCTCGCGGCGAACTGCAAAGACGACCGATTCATGGAGACCCCAAAATCAACAATGTGATGCTCGATGAGCAGAGTGGTCGTGCAGTGGGATTGATTGATCTCGATACGGTTAAGCCCGGTTTGGTTCACTACGACATCGGTGATTGCCTGCGTTCTTGTTGCAATCCTCTTGGCGAGGAGACCTTGCAGGTTGAGTTGGTGACGTTTGATCTCAACCTTTGTCGGGCGATTCTTGAGGGTTATCTCACGATGGGTCGATCCTTCCTTTCTGACCAGGATTTTCGCTATCTACCAGACTGCATTCGTTTGATTCCGTTTGAGCTTGGGTTGCGCTTTTTAACCGACTACTTGGCTGGGGATCGTTACTTTCGAACAGAACGACCCGCTCACAATTTGGATCGAGCCTTGGTGCAATTTGCGCTGACTCAATCGATCGAAGCCCAAGGGGATGACCTACAGCTCATGATTCGCGAACTTTCAGGAGCGAGCTGAAATGTCGCGCCATCCCGTGATGGTCCGGCAGGTTTGCCCGCTCCTTCCTCAAGACCCCCAAGAATCACCTGATCTCTTGCTTAGCGCTGAGTTTGTCTGGCGTGAAGCAGGCATTCTCGAACTCAGCTACAACCTTCGGCCGGCACAGCGTGATGGAGATTTGTTTGCCGTTTCGCTGCCTTTGATAGAGCCAGTGTCCGTTCCGATGCATGGTGATCGCCGCGATGAGCTTTGGAAGCAAAGTTGCTTTGAGGCGTTCATCGGAGTGCCTGGCTCTCAGCAGTACTGGGAATTAAACGTATCGCCCTTAGGTCACTGGAACCTTTACAGCTTTGAGCGCTACCGCCACTCTGGCTCTGGGTTTGTTGAGGCCTTGCCACCATCCGTGACCGTGCGCCAAACGCGATGGGACTGCCGTTGTGATGTGGTTTTGGATTTACGTCCTTGGTGGCCGATTAAGGGCATGCCAGAACTCGGTCTGACGATGGTTGTGGAGGAAATCAATGGTCGTCTCAGCTACTGGGCTCTTTCCCATCCAGGAGACGCTGCAGACTTTCATGACCGTCGCAGCTTTCTGATCTGTTGATGGATCGTCCACGCCTTTGATGATGACTTCAGTCCGCCGCCTACTGATTTGTCTTCCCCTGCTGTTGCTCCCCCTGGCCTTGGGCTGTAGGCGCTCACCTGCACTTCAGTCCACCCAGAATCAGGAACAGGACGCCCCTGAACAGGTTGAACCAGCTGATCTCGGGCTTCCGGCGCTTCCTACAAGGTCAGATCTTCCCCGCTCTCCTTCCGGAGCGCACTATCCGCTGTTTCTGGCCAATCCCGATCAGCTTGCTCAATTGTTGTCAGACATTGAGCTTGCCATTCGCAACCCCGACGTTTCTGCTGAGGCCATTCCCTCTCTTGCTCATCATCAGCAGGTGATCTATCGCGTGTTGTCGCATCGCTCTGCTCTCTCTGACCAGGTGCGATCTGAGCTCGATGACCGCTGGCGCTGGGTGTTTGATCAGCACATCGCAGCTCGACGCGCGTTTCTTGCCATGCATCGTGGCCCGGCTTCGTCCAGGCTTCCTGCTTGGCGTATCCAGGCCCCAGCTCCTCCAGATCAATTGCTCAAGGCTTATCGAAGCGCTTCAGCATCTACAGGGATTGATTGGGAAGTGCTGGCGGCTGTGAATTTGGTCGAAACGGGAATGGGTCGCATTGATGGCATTTCCGTCGCCAATGCTCAAGGGCCGATGCAATTTCTACCTACGACCTGGACGGAACCTGGGATTGGCCGTGGTGGTGACATTCGTGATCCTTGGGATGCCATCCATGCAGCTGCGCGCTATTTGGTGCGTCGTGGTGGCCTTCAGGACATCCGAAAAGGACTTTGGGGGTACAACAACAGCGATTACTACGGCAGGGCTGTGGTCCATTACGCCGACCTGCTGAAACGGGATCCTCTCGCTTATCGCGGTTTGTATCACTGGCAAATTCACTACGCCTCTTCGGCCGGTGATCTCTGGCTTCATGAGGGGTATAACCAGCCACGCCCTACCGATGTCTTGCAGTATTTGCGTCAGAACCCGCACAGTCGTCCATCAGGTTGAGGTCTAGAGACTGGCGTGATCGCCTTTCACCTCTACGATTCCGATGAGATGAAGGCTGAGCTCTTTGGCGAAGGAACTGACGCACCGGGCCGATGAGCTCAAGACCCTTGGCTGGTCCACGGATGAAGTAGCCCGATACGCCGAGCTTTGGGACTATCGCCAGCGTTGGGGAGCAATGAACCTCGAACGGGAGGATCGTTTGTTCCTGCGTAAGG
This window harbors:
- a CDS encoding DNA repair exonuclease, with product MPRFLHTADWQIGKPYQWIEDPQKRARLQQERVNAVSRIAATASEQNVDAVMVAGDLFDSSTVAPAVVMEVMEAIASISCPVLVIPGNHDHGGAGGIWQRRDVQRQMRERCPNLQLLLQAEPQVIAGMVLLPCPLLRQRDSRSPADWLESLNWSSLPHDQPRVVLAHGSVQGFGAEGQVNQLHHDRWPEEEVDYIALGDWHALTQLNPRAWYCGTPEPDRFPTSDHDQRSQALLVDVQRKQPPEVTPIATGAMSWHRIETKVSSGADLQRLKDTIESCVRRKVGKDLLRLELSGQLSFQGHQQLQQHLQDLDQQLLHLRIRGMPHRRPEPGEFQTFLQRDDAPLIKGISKDLATELDDNTAPGSEHNDIDRAMLEQAMLELHRIVLEDVEDQEASCG
- a CDS encoding AAA family ATPase; its protein translation is MRLIRSEFASVRRHQDLVLDFAPGLTVIGGANESGKSSLVEALHRTLFVRAASSGTAAQDLRSQLHAGHPQIKLEFETSEQHWTLLKRFSGPSGTTQLQAKGQVALIGSAAEDQLAHLLGVDEILNSRQVNKTLPSRWAHLWVKQGESGRDLLSLSHEHYDLNNLIECLEQQAEQSLQSPLDQRVHTQLERLVSESLSTRGVRQQSELWKRQEALKTAKAHHTESLEQLRGFELSCEELDRVEAKLHNLELEKLPELRRQRQRLLQLQEALQKLKPLTLQQQQLEKSCATLRKLLADSTACEHNLARLERELKEFETTYNAASQQIKEAQQRTAELEQQRQALEEQGLLLRQRKDRDELKQRLERLSRQVEQRQRLTEQQQQINTAFNKIEGGTAQELQQLKKTQEELRAVAIRIESMASTVLVEATDQTVSVEGSHLNEGESCDQAGVFRIDVGEHVRLKISPGEGTGLASLEDTQKALQIALKAGLKLWKASSLEEAQQRSEQRKLLLQQQELLKAQLTQLIPPSGQKAPNLEELRFQLDALNQGLPSSDLKPDSDHEKELEQCRIRYRTLKDESETHQKQVRQLEIQHDTQQKQWQQKRLQHERLKAEKEQCFKQHQSLEQEVGSQQQLTQSIETSSSQQEILKAHIGALRRSTSSQVNGDPKVELETLDRLEHQLTEQRQELGIQRGALLERCDSLGQSDLHSAVAEASAKLELATQAEQQEALLVRARSHLLQRFQQARSDLSQRYSTPLKHNINQVLQPLLRNPADSCSLSYDTQDGLQQLGLQREGTLFSFDQLSGGMKEQLNAALRIAIADTLKERHGGCLPLVFDDAFTNTDAQRLKGVLEMLQQAVSRGLQVIVLSCDPDPYKCVANKLIMID
- a CDS encoding phosphotransferase enzyme family protein; translation: MRFVMADANTRLYPSLDAIAGLFHPPEQITSIDTLGSGNVNDTFLVSLTADAACRAFVMQRLNTSVFEKPELVMRNLLALGTHVQQRLAKEPPELAGRRWEIPTVLPTRDSQGHWVEHNGEFWRSITYIGASTTSDVIRDGGHAREVGYGLGMFHHLISDLPTCDLADTLEGFHITPSYLKHYDTVCRDQSEWLEKRLSLDPRLNSAIDFVERRRDCVDVLEVACARGELQRRPIHGDPKINNVMLDEQSGRAVGLIDLDTVKPGLVHYDIGDCLRSCCNPLGEETLQVELVTFDLNLCRAILEGYLTMGRSFLSDQDFRYLPDCIRLIPFELGLRFLTDYLAGDRYFRTERPAHNLDRALVQFALTQSIEAQGDDLQLMIRELSGAS
- the stpA gene encoding glucosylglycerol 3-phosphatase, which codes for MAPLSLDALRDEMRAETDLLIVQDLDGVCMPLVKDPLTRTLRADYVEAAAGMQNRFSVLTNGEHEGRRGVNRLVEKALGDNQKAQREGLYLPGLAAGGVQFQDRFGVVSHPGVSNEEMNFLESVPQRMGDLLRIKLSQVLPELQGQELEEELKLAILDTQVSPTINLNSLFSRIKGDIARQKQLQLMLSDLMDSLMSAAGAAGLPTSFFLHVAPNLGHDDSGQERIKPAEPGDVGTTDIQFMLKGAIKEVGLLVLINRHIAQKTGTAPLGDTFNVRTAPHNHQDLLDLCHQHIEREAIPMLVGVGDTVTSTPCPLGDGWLRGGSDRGFLTLLQQLGASYNRPARVVLVDSSHGEVDRPNLSDSKLSGISDPDDPLRFDCLVKGGPEEYVEWFKTLPH
- a CDS encoding DOMON-like domain-containing protein; translated protein: MSRHPVMVRQVCPLLPQDPQESPDLLLSAEFVWREAGILELSYNLRPAQRDGDLFAVSLPLIEPVSVPMHGDRRDELWKQSCFEAFIGVPGSQQYWELNVSPLGHWNLYSFERYRHSGSGFVEALPPSVTVRQTRWDCRCDVVLDLRPWWPIKGMPELGLTMVVEEINGRLSYWALSHPGDAADFHDRRSFLIC
- a CDS encoding transglycosylase SLT domain-containing protein, with product MTSVRRLLICLPLLLLPLALGCRRSPALQSTQNQEQDAPEQVEPADLGLPALPTRSDLPRSPSGAHYPLFLANPDQLAQLLSDIELAIRNPDVSAEAIPSLAHHQQVIYRVLSHRSALSDQVRSELDDRWRWVFDQHIAARRAFLAMHRGPASSRLPAWRIQAPAPPDQLLKAYRSASASTGIDWEVLAAVNLVETGMGRIDGISVANAQGPMQFLPTTWTEPGIGRGGDIRDPWDAIHAAARYLVRRGGLQDIRKGLWGYNNSDYYGRAVVHYADLLKRDPLAYRGLYHWQIHYASSAGDLWLHEGYNQPRPTDVLQYLRQNPHSRPSG